A window of Fibrobacter sp. UWB10 contains these coding sequences:
- a CDS encoding V-type ATP synthase subunit K (produces ATP from ADP in the presence of a proton gradient across the membrane; the K subunit is a nonenzymatic component which binds the dimeric form by interacting with the G and E subunits), whose translation MEPNTMVTLAKMGAAAALGIAAMGSALGCGTAGMSAITMWKKAYAQGKSALFTLLVFVGAPISQTIYGMLLMNFILSKAAESGFTNWGGCLGAGIFGGLGMMASAWYQGKSAAVACDALGETGKGMVNYLMVLGIVETVALFVLVFSMMVL comes from the coding sequence ATGGAACCGAATACAATGGTTACTCTCGCTAAAATGGGTGCTGCTGCCGCTCTCGGCATTGCGGCAATGGGCTCCGCCCTTGGTTGCGGAACGGCTGGTATGTCCGCCATCACCATGTGGAAGAAGGCTTATGCCCAGGGCAAGTCGGCCCTTTTCACCTTGCTGGTGTTTGTGGGTGCCCCGATTTCCCAGACGATTTACGGCATGCTTTTGATGAACTTCATCCTGAGCAAGGCTGCTGAATCCGGCTTTACCAACTGGGGCGGCTGCCTCGGCGCCGGTATCTTCGGCGGTCTCGGCATGATGGCTTCTGCCTGGTACCAGGGCAAGTCCGCGGCCGTGGCTTGCGATGCTCTCGGCGAAACCGGCAAGGGCATGGTGAACTACCTGATGGTGCTCGGTATTGTGGAAACCGTGGCTCTGTTCGTTCTCGTGTTCTCCATGATGGTGCTCTAA
- a CDS encoding V-type ATP synthase subunit K (produces ATP from ADP in the presence of a proton gradient across the membrane; the K subunit is a nonenzymatic component which binds the dimeric form by interacting with the G and E subunits) yields the protein MDQAQLLTLAKLGAVAALGLAAVGSALGCGTAGMAAIGAWKKAYLKGKNALFTLLIFVGAPIAQTIYGMLLMMYILNKSQAAPANWAAYLGVGIFGGIGMMASAWYVGKSAADACNALGETGKGLVNYLMVLGVGETVALFVMVFSMMLVS from the coding sequence ATGGATCAAGCTCAACTTTTAACGCTCGCGAAACTCGGTGCGGTGGCGGCCCTGGGCCTTGCCGCGGTGGGTTCTGCGCTGGGCTGCGGGACTGCCGGCATGGCGGCCATCGGGGCCTGGAAGAAGGCGTATCTCAAGGGTAAGAACGCGCTGTTTACGCTGCTCATCTTCGTGGGCGCGCCGATTGCGCAGACAATCTACGGCATGTTGCTGATGATGTACATCCTGAACAAGTCTCAGGCGGCTCCGGCCAACTGGGCTGCATACCTGGGTGTGGGCATCTTCGGTGGCATCGGCATGATGGCCTCTGCCTGGTACGTGGGCAAGTCCGCTGCGGACGCCTGCAACGCCCTCGGCGAAACCGGCAAGGGCCTGGTGAACTACCTGATGGTCCTGGGCGTCGGCGAAACCGTCGCACTGTTCGTCATGGTGTTCTCCATGATGCTCGTGTCTTAA
- the metG gene encoding methionine--tRNA ligase: MKNFYVTTPIYYVNDAPHIGHSYTTVLADILTRFHKILGYQTFFLTGTDEHGQKVQRAADKRGVTPQEHVDEYYHRFEDLWKKMGIGNDFFIRTTMPEHKAFVQECLQKLWDKGEIYSKEYEGWYSVGEERFFSEDELDENKCDPISHRPVEWLKEKNYFFKMGSYQQKLIDFLESHKDWIVPDYRWNEIRGFLRQPLNDLCISRPKARLSWGIPLPFDTDYVTYVWFDALLNYVSASTAFHKTYADGTPIWPATYHLIGKDILTTHSVYWPTMLMALDIPLPQHILAHGWWLVNGGEKMSKSAGNVVNPMDYMEKYGIDAFRYFLAREMVVGQDANFTHEAFVRRINSDLANDLGNVLNRVHRLVITNFEGKLPAATTIGDAENEVINLANKVIAEIKEGLPQARLSQSIETIMQLVRSINRYLEVKAPWKLAKDPALKDELATVLYVSAEAVRLSLCLLWPVIPAKAEEGLAMIGSKFQSADDLAWGILKGGEAFGEGKPLFPRIEEEVKKQEPQQKPKQNKPLMAADVPAAMDMRVAQIKEVADHPDATSLYVLKVDAGEGELRTICSGLKSSYKAEELQDRKILLFANLKPSALRGIMSQGMLFAGDLDAEAHTCRLVSVPEDAKPGDRALFKGVAPSEPRELKVKDFEKIALSVKGGAVFCDALALEVNGKPVTCDVADGNGVH; the protein is encoded by the coding sequence ATGAAAAATTTTTACGTTACTACCCCGATTTATTACGTGAATGACGCCCCGCATATTGGGCATTCCTACACCACGGTCTTGGCCGACATTCTCACCCGTTTCCACAAGATTCTGGGCTACCAGACCTTCTTCTTGACCGGTACCGACGAACATGGTCAGAAGGTGCAGCGCGCCGCCGACAAGCGTGGCGTGACTCCGCAGGAACACGTGGACGAATACTACCACCGTTTCGAAGACCTGTGGAAGAAGATGGGTATCGGTAACGACTTCTTTATCCGCACCACCATGCCCGAACACAAGGCTTTTGTGCAGGAATGCCTGCAGAAGCTCTGGGACAAGGGTGAAATTTACTCGAAGGAATACGAAGGCTGGTACTCTGTTGGCGAAGAACGCTTCTTTAGCGAAGACGAACTCGATGAAAACAAGTGCGACCCCATCAGCCACCGCCCGGTGGAATGGCTCAAGGAAAAGAACTACTTCTTCAAGATGGGTTCTTACCAGCAGAAGCTCATTGACTTCTTGGAAAGCCACAAGGACTGGATTGTGCCGGACTACCGCTGGAACGAAATCCGCGGATTCCTGCGCCAGCCGCTGAACGACCTCTGCATCAGCCGCCCGAAGGCCCGCCTTAGCTGGGGAATTCCGCTGCCGTTCGACACCGATTACGTGACCTACGTTTGGTTCGACGCTTTGCTCAACTACGTGAGCGCCTCCACCGCCTTCCACAAGACTTACGCCGACGGCACGCCGATTTGGCCCGCTACCTACCACCTGATCGGTAAGGATATTTTGACCACCCACAGCGTGTACTGGCCGACCATGCTCATGGCTCTCGACATTCCGCTTCCGCAGCACATCTTGGCCCACGGCTGGTGGCTCGTGAACGGCGGCGAAAAGATGAGTAAGTCCGCTGGCAACGTGGTGAACCCGATGGACTACATGGAAAAGTACGGCATCGATGCATTCCGCTACTTCCTCGCCCGCGAAATGGTCGTCGGTCAGGACGCCAACTTCACTCACGAAGCTTTCGTGCGCCGCATCAACAGCGACCTCGCCAACGACCTCGGTAACGTACTGAACCGCGTGCACCGCCTGGTCATCACGAACTTCGAAGGCAAGCTCCCCGCAGCAACCACCATCGGCGACGCCGAAAATGAAGTCATCAATCTTGCTAACAAGGTGATTGCCGAAATCAAGGAAGGCCTGCCGCAGGCACGCCTCTCCCAATCTATCGAAACTATCATGCAGCTCGTGCGTAGCATCAACCGCTACCTTGAAGTCAAGGCCCCGTGGAAGCTCGCGAAGGACCCCGCCCTCAAAGACGAGCTCGCAACGGTTCTTTACGTATCTGCAGAAGCCGTGCGTCTCTCGCTCTGCTTGCTGTGGCCGGTAATCCCCGCCAAGGCAGAAGAAGGCCTCGCCATGATCGGTTCCAAGTTCCAGAGTGCCGACGACCTCGCTTGGGGAATCCTCAAGGGTGGCGAAGCATTCGGCGAAGGCAAGCCGCTCTTCCCGCGTATCGAAGAAGAAGTCAAGAAGCAGGAACCGCAGCAGAAGCCCAAGCAGAACAAGCCGCTGATGGCCGCCGACGTGCCCGCCGCTATGGACATGCGCGTCGCCCAGATTAAGGAAGTGGCCGACCATCCGGATGCCACGAGCCTCTACGTGCTCAAGGTGGACGCTGGCGAAGGCGAACTCCGCACCATCTGCAGCGGCCTTAAGAGCAGCTACAAGGCTGAAGAACTCCAGGACCGCAAGATTCTCTTGTTCGCAAACCTGAAGCCGAGCGCTCTCCGCGGTATCATGAGCCAGGGCATGCTCTTTGCTGGCGACCTCGACGCCGAAGCACACACCTGCCGCCTCGTCTCCGTACCTGAAGACGCCAAGCCCGGTGACCGCGCCCTGTTCAAGGGCGTCGCTCCCAGCGAACCTCGCGAACTCAAGGTGAAGGACTTCGAGAAGATTGCGCTCTCCGTAAAGGGTGGCGCCGTGTTCTGCGACGCCCTCGCTCTCGAAGTGAACGGCAAGCCCGTGACCTGCGACGTGGCCGACGGCAACGGCGTGCATTAA